Proteins encoded by one window of Mustela erminea isolate mMusErm1 chromosome 5, mMusErm1.Pri, whole genome shotgun sequence:
- the NFKBIA gene encoding NF-kappa-B inhibitor alpha — MFQAAEHNQDWAMEGPRDALKKERLLDDRHDSGLDSMKDEEYEQLVKELKEIRLEPQEAPRGAEPWKQQLTEDGDSFLHLAIIHEEKALTMEVIRQVKGDLAFLNFQNNLQQTPLHLAVITNQPEIAEALLGAGCDPELRDFRGNTPLHLACEQGCLASVGVLTQTCRTQHLSSILQATNYNGHTCLHLASIHGYLGIVELLVSLGADVNAQEPCNGRTALHLAVDLQNSDLVSLLLKCGADVNRVTYQGYSPYQLTWGRPSTRIQQQLGQLTLENLQMLPESEDEESYDTESEFTEDELPYDDCVLGGQRLTL; from the exons ATGTTTCAGGCCGCCGAGCACAACCAGGACTGGGCCATGGAGGGTCCCCGGGACGCGCTCAAGAAGGAGCGCCTGCTGGACGACCGCCACGACAGCGGCCTGGACTCCATGAAGGACGAGGAGTACGAGCAGTTGGTGAAGGAACTGAAGGAGATCCGCCTCGAGCCGCAGGAGGCGCCGCGCGGCGCCGAGCCCTGGAAGCAGCAGCTCACCGAGGACGGAGACTC GTTCCTGCACTTGGCCATCATCCATGAAGAGAAGGCACTGACCATGGAAGTGATCCGCCAAGTGAAGGGCGACCTGGCCTTTCTCAACTTCCAGAACAACCTGCAGCAG ACTCCACTCCACTTGGCTGTGATCACCAACCAACCAGAAATTGCTGAGGCACTTCTGGGAGCTGGCTGTGATCCTGAGCTCCGAGACTTTCGAGGAAATACCCCCCTACACCTTGCCTGTGAGCAAGGCTGCCTGGCCAGTGTGGGAGTCCTAACTCAGACCTGCAGGACCCAGCACCTCTCCTCCATCCTCCAGGCCACTAACTACAATG GGCACACGTGTCTACATTTAGCCTCTATCCATGGTTACTTGGGCATTGTGGAACTTCTGGTGTCTCTGGGTGCTGACGTCAATGCTCAG GAGCCCTGCAATGGCCGAACCGCCCTCCATCTCGCCGTGGACCTGCAGAATTCTGATCTCGTGTCACTCTTGTTGAAGTGTGGGGCTGATGTTAACAGAGTTACCTACCAGGGCTATTCCCCATACCAGCTCACCTGGGGCCGCCCAAGCACGCGGATACAGCAGCAGCTGGGCCAGCTGACCCTAGAAAACCTTCAGATGCTGCCAGAGAGCGAGGATGAGGAGAGCTACGACACGGAGTCCGAGTTCACGGAGGACGAG CTGCCCTATGATGACTGTGTGCTTGGAGGCCAGCGCCTGACGTTATGA